The following coding sequences lie in one Oncorhynchus kisutch isolate 150728-3 linkage group LG27, Okis_V2, whole genome shotgun sequence genomic window:
- the LOC116357815 gene encoding cyclic AMP-responsive element-binding protein 3-like protein 3-B: protein MTHISNKGGIEFIDLLLNQSDGTLSCHGNQPWQITSPESLSQEGGGDDFLDTLLGGTDSSSAPTSPMWPYSPSDSGISEDPNSGSDHLDSRNPPSSPPFHAFDQAHLPNLHSNLTRSALHCLAPDVSIDLDGWESGLFQESNGDTHNSQLPSGYHLTVKDLLLSGIRETNSLQEVVLNEDEKKLLAKEGVHLPSQLPFTKYEERVLKKIRRKIRNKQSAQESRKKKREYVDGLEGRMDACSKHNLALQRKVHQLEETNTSLLEQLARLHILLPNGSSKTAQKATCILVLLFSFSLLLSPSLLPDPHSHVSQEGDFIKDRERSRSLLAVVDTEISPPTVFSVAGWVEALSTLVGKLRLRPEYTDSDPQTNHNHDHNYDYNHSL, encoded by the exons ATGACCCATATCTCAAACAAG GGAGGAATTGAATTTATAGATCTCCTGCTCAACCAGTCAGACGGAACCCTCAGTTGCCATGGTAACCAGCCCTGGCAAATCACATCGCCCGAG TCTCTGAGCCAAGAAGGTGGCGGTGATGATTTCCTGGATACTCTGTTAGGTGGCACTGACTCATCGTCTGCCCCCACCTCCCCCATGTGGCCCTACTCCCCCAGCGACAGTGGCATCAGTGAGGATCCCAACTCTGGCTCCGATCACCTGGACAGCCGTAACCCGCCCTCCAGCCCCCCCTTCCATGCCTTCGACCAAGCCCATCTCCCTAACCTCCACTCTAACCTCACCAGGTCTGCACTGCACTGCCTGGCACCTGATGTCTCCATCGACTTAG ATGGATGGGAGTCTGGCCTCTTCCAAGAGAGCAATGGGGATACCCACAACTCCCAGCTGCCCTCTGGTTACCATCTCACTGTCAAGGACCTGCTGCTGTCTGGAATAAGAGAGACG AATTCCCTGCAGGAGGTGGTCCTTAACGAGGACGAGAAGAAGCTGCTGGCTAAAGAGGGTGTCCACCTGCCCAGCCAACTGCCCTTTACTAAG TACGAGGAGAGGGTCCTGAAGAAGATCCGCAGGAAGATCCGCAACAAGCAGTCGGCCCAGGAGAgcaggaagaagaagagggagtACGTAGATGGTCTGGAGGGCAG GATGGATGCCTGCAGTAAACACAACCTGGCGCTACAGAGGAAAGTCCACCAACTGGAGGAAACCAACAC TTCTCTGTTGGAGCAGCTGGCCAGGCTACACATTCTTCTACCTAATGGCTCCAGTAAGACTGCCCAGAAAGCGACCTGCATCCTG gtgctgctcttctctttctctctcctcctctctcccagtctgctGCCTGACCCACACAGCCATGTCAGCCAGGAGGGAGACTTCATTAAGGATAGGG agAGATCTCGTTCCCTGCTGGCGGTGGTGGACACAGAGATATCACCCCCAACTGTCTTCTCAGTGGCTGGGTGGGTGGAGGCCCTGTCAACCCTGGTGGGGAAGCTCCGACTCAGGCCAGAGTACACCGACTCAGACCCCCAAACcaaccacaaccatgaccacaacTATGACTACAACCACAGCCTCTGA
- the sirt6 gene encoding NAD-dependent protein deacylase sirtuin-6: protein MSVNYAAGLSTYADKGVCGLPESFDSKEELKGKVEALAQLIRESQYLVVHSGAGISTSSGIPDFRGPKGVWTMEERGESPHFDTTFEEARPSLTHMALLGLQRASYLKYLISQNVDGIHVRSGFPRNLLSELHGNMFVEECGKCGKQYVREKVIGVMGLKPTGKYCVEVRGRGLRSCRGKLISTILDWEEALPEKDLNRAEEASRRADLALTLGTSLQIKPSGDLPLFTKRKGGKVVIVNLQPTKHDKHAHLRINGYVDEVMSQLMELLGLDIPKWDGPTVCESSTPDQKPLPAIATKKEVKKGVKKEAKREGRKRLGEPKKEEEDEEKIAVKKERAEQTTEEHEKDLQACTDSNPIPIQTQNQDLSRGGDQNEGDNSPTLSL from the exons ATGTCTGTAAACTACGCCGCTGGACTGTCTACATATGCGGACAAAGGTGTTTGCGGGCTCCCGGAG TCGTTTGACAGTAAAGAAGAGTTAAAGGGGAAGGTGGAGGCTCTGGCCCAGCTGATTAGGGAGTCCCAGTACCTGGTGGTCCACTCTGGGGCAGGCATCAGCACCTCTTCAGGCATACCTGACTTCAG GGGTCCCAAAGGAGTGTGGacaatggaggagaggggtgagtctCCCCACTTTGACACCACATTCGAGGAAGCTCGGCCCAGCCTCACTCACATGGCCCTGCTGGGGCTGCAGAGAGCCagctacctcaaatacctcatcaGCCAGAATGTGGACGGCATCCACGTCCGCTCCGGCTTCCCCAG aaaTCTGCTCTCTGAGTTGCATGGGAACATGTTCGTGGAGGAGTGTGGGAAGTGTGGCAA GCAGTATGTGCGGGAAAAGGTGATTGGTGTGATGGGGCTGAAACCCACTGGAAAATACTGTGTGGAGGTCCGGGGAAGAGGACTCAGGTCCTGCAg GGGGAAGCTCATCAGTACCATACTGGACTGGGAGGAAGCTCTGCCTGAAAAAGACCTCAACAGAGCCGAAGAAGCTAGCAG ACGGGCCGACCTAGCGCTGACCCTGGGTACCTCTCTGCAGATCAAGCCCAGCGGAGACCTGCCCCTCTTCACCAAACGCAAGGGGGGCAAGGTGGTCATCGTCAACCTTCAGCCCACCAAACAT GACAAACACGCGCACCTGCGTATCAACGGTTATGTGGACGAGGTCATGAGCCAGTTGATGGAGCTGCTGGGATTGGACATTCCAAAGTGGGACGGGCCCACCGTCTGCGAGAGCTCCACCCCTGACCAGAAACCACTTCCTGCCATTGCTACAAAGAAGGAAGTAAAGAAGGGTGTGAAGAAAGAGGCTAAAAGGGAGGGTAGGAAAAGACTAGGAGAACcaaagaaggaagaggaggatgaagagaagATTGCAGTTAAGAAAGAGAGGGCGGAACAAACAACAGAAGAGCATGAGAAAGACCTGCAGGCCTGTActgactctaaccctatcccaatCCAAACACAGAACCAGGACCTGTCCAGAGGTGGAGACCAGAACGAGGGGGACAACTCCCCAACCCTCTCCCTCTGA